In a single window of the Rhizobium rhizogenes genome:
- a CDS encoding tyrosine-type recombinase/integrase, with the protein MSRLRTALNRYVGMRQGLGYKYDGPARRLSAFVTFMEARGAETITSDLAMQWVTSMGRQPSWSIRLADVRCFAQHLSHFDLLTEVPPSDAVPPARRTKPYIYSDIEIQALLAAALSLPPANALRRWTYHCLFGLIAVAGLRHSEALGLLRADVDLEQGVLTIRETKFGKSRLVPLHATTIAVLTNYAARRDAHLGTPRSPYFFVAEQGGRLLHQYVHRVFWRLSRQIGLRQEGDRGGPRVHDLRHRFAVQTLINWHRAGEDVERELPVLSTFLGHANVRDTYWYLSAAPELMNHAVRRLDKRWEVRS; encoded by the coding sequence ATGAGCCGGCTTCGCACTGCCCTCAACCGCTATGTCGGCATGCGCCAAGGGCTGGGATACAAATATGATGGGCCGGCACGACGGTTGTCGGCATTCGTCACCTTCATGGAAGCCCGCGGCGCCGAGACCATCACGTCGGACCTGGCAATGCAGTGGGTGACGTCGATGGGCCGACAGCCGAGTTGGTCCATCCGCCTGGCTGATGTGCGCTGCTTTGCCCAGCACCTCAGTCATTTCGATCTTCTGACGGAAGTGCCACCGAGCGACGCAGTGCCGCCGGCACGGCGGACAAAGCCCTACATCTATAGCGACATTGAGATTCAGGCGCTGCTGGCGGCAGCACTGTCGCTGCCGCCAGCCAACGCCCTTCGACGCTGGACGTATCACTGCCTGTTCGGACTGATAGCGGTCGCCGGACTGCGCCATTCTGAAGCGCTCGGCCTGCTCCGGGCCGACGTCGATCTCGAGCAGGGCGTCCTCACTATCCGAGAGACAAAGTTCGGCAAGTCACGGCTGGTGCCGCTGCATGCCACGACAATCGCTGTCCTTACAAACTATGCTGCCCGACGCGATGCACACCTTGGCACGCCGCGCAGTCCCTATTTCTTCGTCGCCGAACAGGGCGGCAGATTGCTGCATCAATACGTGCACCGGGTGTTCTGGCGACTATCCCGGCAAATTGGTTTACGGCAGGAGGGGGATCGCGGTGGCCCGCGGGTTCACGATCTTCGTCACCGTTTCGCCGTCCAAACCCTGATCAACTGGCATCGCGCTGGCGAAGATGTGGAACGCGAGCTGCCGGTACTCTCGACCTTCCTCGGCCATGCCAATGTTCGCGACACCTACTGGTATCTGTCCGCCGCGCCGGAGCTGATGAATCATGCCGTTCGGCGATTGGATAAGCGGTGGGAGGTTCGGTCATGA
- a CDS encoding tyrosine-type recombinase/integrase, with product MRRTNDLAVLIERWFTDRLMKHRGVSSNTIASYRDTFRLLFAFAQARLGRSPSQLTLRDLDAPFIGAFLEVLETQRAASVRTRNLRLTAIRSFFRYAAFEEPAHSAHIQRVLAIPSKRCDKRQLQFLTRPEIESILDCTDRSTWLGRRDYTLLLLAAQTGLRVSEVIDLDRDSVMLGRGAHVQCVGKGRKERSTPLTKVAQEALRRWLKEPGKRGATALFPNMHGGRLSADGVQALLNKYVAKAREHCVSLRSKRVSPHVLRHSAAMELLQAGVDCSVIALWLGHEAMETTLTYLHAHLELKESTLAKLKPYERAKAERFRPNDRLLEFLNAL from the coding sequence ATGAGACGAACGAACGACTTAGCCGTGCTGATCGAGCGGTGGTTCACAGATCGGCTCATGAAGCATCGAGGTGTAAGTTCCAACACCATTGCCTCCTATCGAGACACGTTCAGGCTCCTGTTTGCGTTCGCGCAGGCGCGCCTTGGGAGGTCCCCATCTCAATTGACACTGCGGGATTTGGACGCTCCGTTCATCGGCGCATTCCTGGAAGTCCTCGAGACGCAGAGAGCCGCCTCGGTGAGGACCCGGAATCTCCGCCTCACAGCCATTCGATCTTTCTTCCGATATGCGGCGTTCGAGGAGCCGGCACATAGCGCCCACATCCAGCGCGTGCTCGCGATCCCCAGCAAGCGATGCGACAAGCGGCAGCTTCAGTTCCTAACCAGGCCCGAGATTGAATCGATCCTGGACTGCACGGATCGAAGCACGTGGCTGGGACGCCGCGATTACACTCTGCTATTGCTGGCCGCGCAAACGGGGCTGCGGGTTTCGGAAGTCATCGACCTCGACCGAGACTCGGTAATGCTCGGCCGCGGTGCGCATGTGCAATGCGTCGGTAAGGGCCGCAAAGAGCGAAGTACGCCGCTCACAAAGGTTGCACAGGAAGCCCTCCGGCGTTGGCTCAAGGAACCAGGGAAGCGAGGCGCAACGGCTCTCTTTCCGAATATGCACGGTGGCAGGCTCAGCGCCGACGGCGTGCAGGCACTGCTGAACAAATATGTCGCCAAAGCGCGCGAGCACTGCGTCTCCCTCCGCTCGAAGCGGGTGTCGCCCCACGTCTTGCGGCACAGCGCTGCCATGGAGCTACTACAGGCGGGCGTCGACTGCTCGGTCATTGCCCTGTGGCTGGGCCATGAGGCGATGGAAACGACGCTGACCTATCTTCATGCACATCTTGAACTGAAGGAATCGACACTCGCAAAGCTGAAGCCGTACGAACGCGCCAAGGCCGAGCGATTTCGACCAAACGACCGGCTTCTGGAATTCCTGAACGCCCTCTGA